In one Candidatus Methylomirabilota bacterium genomic region, the following are encoded:
- a CDS encoding DUF933 domain-containing protein: MKIGLVGLPKSGKTSLFNLLTGSAVATSSFGASRGEMHAGVARVPDERVDRLSALFKPKKTTFATFEVVDLAGISKGEREGLDAKEFRNADALLHVVRAFADATGSASNPKGDIADLETELILADLEVVERRLERLEASIKKKRTDADVKEQSTLLEIKPALEAETPIRAFPLPDDDARVIRGFTFLSQKPILHCLNLSEKEIDRGPNLVESFGLQEVAARPGTAVGWVSAVIEAEVAQLAGEEQAAFLADLGLSEPAIKRVLRDCYGLLGLLSFFTVGDDEVRAWSVPRGTRAQDAAAAIHSDIARGFIRAEVVGYNELVGAEGSMAAVREKGQFRLEGKDYVVRDGEICHFRFNVAK, translated from the coding sequence ATGAAGATCGGGCTCGTCGGCCTTCCCAAGAGCGGCAAGACCTCGCTGTTCAACCTGTTGACGGGCTCGGCGGTGGCCACGTCGTCCTTTGGCGCCTCGCGCGGCGAGATGCATGCCGGTGTGGCCAGGGTGCCGGACGAGCGCGTCGATCGCCTCTCCGCGCTCTTCAAGCCGAAGAAGACGACGTTCGCCACGTTCGAGGTTGTGGATCTCGCCGGCATCAGCAAGGGCGAGCGCGAAGGTCTCGATGCCAAGGAGTTCAGGAATGCCGACGCGCTGCTGCACGTGGTGCGGGCCTTCGCCGATGCCACGGGCTCCGCGTCCAATCCCAAGGGTGACATTGCCGACCTCGAGACGGAGCTGATCCTCGCCGACCTCGAGGTGGTGGAGCGGCGGCTCGAGCGCCTGGAGGCCTCGATCAAGAAGAAGCGGACGGATGCCGACGTCAAGGAGCAGTCCACCCTCCTCGAGATCAAGCCCGCCCTCGAGGCCGAGACACCGATCCGCGCCTTCCCCCTGCCCGATGACGATGCCCGGGTCATCCGAGGCTTCACGTTTCTCTCGCAGAAGCCCATCCTCCACTGTCTCAATCTCTCTGAGAAGGAAATCGACCGCGGCCCGAACCTGGTCGAGAGCTTCGGACTCCAGGAGGTCGCGGCCCGGCCCGGCACCGCCGTCGGCTGGGTCTCCGCGGTGATCGAGGCGGAAGTGGCGCAGCTCGCGGGGGAGGAGCAGGCGGCCTTCCTCGCCGACCTCGGGCTCAGCGAGCCCGCCATCAAGCGCGTGCTTCGCGACTGCTACGGGCTCCTGGGATTGCTCTCGTTCTTCACGGTGGGCGATGACGAGGTGCGGGCGTGGTCGGTGCCGCGGGGCACCCGCGCGCAGGATGCGGCGGCGGCCATCCACTCCGACATCGCGCGCGGCTTCATCCGCGCCGAGGTGGTGGGCTATAACGAGCTGGTCGGCGCCGAGGGCTCCATGGCGGCCGTGCGGGAAAAGGGCCAGTTCCGCTTGGAGGGCAAGGACTACGTCGTGCGAGACGGCGAGATCTGCCACTTCCGATTTAACGTAGCCAAATAG
- a CDS encoding ImmA/IrrE family metallo-endopeptidase: MRRLWAVLLVLACAPTLLAQSHAQPSESSRALEALAVPIYQQLAALKGMSAPGNPPPVLLRSREDNRRFMEQEMNRRYSPARIEAERKTLVAWGLIPADYDLRTLFLDLMQEQISAYYDPRAKVMVVGDWLPPEQQRAALIHELVHALQDREIALEGFISPDPGRGDQLLARQALIEGEAVALTIDFLLKAQNMDITMLPDLSNTQGLIATSAGGPMIAKAPKFLRDLLLFPYLEGVGFAYQLRKTHPWSAMSALYRDPPRSTAQIMDPAKRIGSLREDPVAVNLPDLAGLLPGGTLVSEDEVGEFGLGAVIALHLGEIEGRRAAVGWRGDRFQVWEDAGGHFLIACLVVMRDEQMAATLAGHLRDFVARRHPGLAAKMRAGGGGATTWSEGGRASLVDRRGSKVLLLEQVPAATVERVRDTIWRSRTAGPRR, encoded by the coding sequence ATGCGGCGCCTGTGGGCGGTCCTGCTCGTCCTCGCCTGCGCGCCCACTCTTCTCGCCCAGTCTCACGCCCAGCCGTCCGAATCGTCACGAGCGCTCGAGGCCCTGGCCGTGCCCATCTATCAGCAGCTCGCGGCGCTCAAGGGCATGAGCGCGCCGGGCAACCCGCCCCCCGTGCTCCTCCGCTCCCGCGAGGACAATCGCCGATTCATGGAGCAAGAGATGAACCGGCGCTACTCCCCCGCGCGCATCGAGGCCGAGCGCAAGACGCTGGTCGCCTGGGGACTGATCCCGGCGGACTATGATCTGCGCACGCTCTTCCTCGATCTCATGCAGGAGCAGATCTCCGCGTACTACGACCCCCGCGCGAAGGTCATGGTGGTGGGCGACTGGCTCCCCCCCGAGCAGCAGCGGGCCGCCCTCATCCACGAGCTCGTGCATGCCCTCCAGGATCGTGAGATCGCCCTCGAGGGCTTCATCTCGCCTGACCCGGGGCGGGGCGATCAGCTTCTCGCTCGTCAGGCGCTGATCGAGGGCGAGGCGGTGGCGCTGACCATCGATTTCCTCCTCAAGGCCCAGAACATGGACATCACGATGCTGCCTGATCTATCCAATACCCAGGGTCTCATCGCCACCAGTGCGGGCGGGCCCATGATCGCCAAGGCGCCCAAGTTCCTCCGCGACCTCTTGCTCTTCCCGTATCTCGAGGGCGTCGGCTTCGCGTACCAGCTTCGCAAGACCCACCCCTGGTCGGCCATGAGCGCCCTCTACCGCGATCCGCCCCGCTCCACCGCGCAGATCATGGACCCGGCCAAACGCATCGGCTCGCTCCGCGAGGACCCGGTGGCCGTCAACCTCCCGGACCTCGCCGGGCTGCTTCCGGGCGGGACGCTCGTGTCCGAGGACGAGGTAGGCGAATTCGGGCTGGGCGCGGTGATCGCGCTCCATCTGGGCGAGATCGAGGGGCGACGCGCCGCCGTGGGCTGGCGCGGAGATCGATTCCAGGTCTGGGAGGACGCGGGCGGGCACTTTCTCATCGCCTGCCTGGTCGTGATGCGCGATGAGCAGATGGCGGCCACCCTGGCCGGCCACCTGCGCGATTTCGTCGCCCGGCGGCACCCAGGGCTCGCGGCCAAGATGCGGGCCGGAGGCGGAGGCGCCACGACGTGGAGCGAAGGCGGCCGCGCCTCGCTGGTCGACCGTCGGGGCAGCAAGGTGCTGCTGCTCGAGCAGGTGCCCGCGGCCACCGTCGAGCGCGTGCGCGACACCATCTGGCGCTCCCGCACCGCGGGTCCCCGGCGGTAG
- a CDS encoding glucose 1-dehydrogenase, which produces MPGRLEGKAALITGSTKGIGLGIARAYAREGARVIVNSRSAEDCARTARELGERAIAIAADLSRTDEVRRLAKESRAALGGRIDILVNNAGQPRVAPSESLPEADYRYTMDLNLTCCLVLTQEIVGDMLAAGDGCIIHVSSMNGSVPFPERLAYCVSKAGLNMMTRVMAIEWAARGVRVNAIAPGYVETDFIKSLAARGILDPDKLARRTPMGRIGRPEEIGEVAVFLASSSASFITGEILTADGGWSAYGYL; this is translated from the coding sequence ATGCCGGGGAGACTTGAAGGCAAGGCTGCCCTGATCACGGGCTCGACCAAGGGAATAGGGCTCGGCATCGCGCGCGCGTATGCGCGCGAGGGGGCGCGCGTGATCGTGAACTCGCGAAGCGCGGAGGATTGCGCGCGCACGGCCCGCGAGCTGGGCGAGCGCGCCATTGCCATCGCGGCCGATCTCTCCCGCACGGACGAGGTCAGGCGCCTGGCCAAGGAATCGCGCGCCGCCCTGGGCGGTCGGATCGACATCCTCGTGAACAATGCCGGCCAGCCCCGCGTGGCGCCATCGGAGAGCCTGCCCGAGGCCGACTACCGCTACACGATGGATCTCAACCTGACGTGCTGTCTGGTCCTCACCCAGGAGATCGTGGGAGACATGCTGGCCGCCGGCGATGGATGCATCATCCACGTGAGCAGCATGAACGGCTCGGTGCCCTTCCCCGAGCGCCTGGCCTATTGCGTGTCCAAGGCCGGGCTCAACATGATGACCCGGGTGATGGCCATCGAGTGGGCCGCGCGCGGAGTGCGGGTCAATGCGATAGCCCCCGGGTATGTCGAGACCGATTTCATCAAGAGCCTCGCGGCCCGGGGCATCCTCGACCCGGACAAGCTCGCTCGGCGGACCCCCATGGGCCGCATCGGCAGGCCCGAGGAAATCGGCGAAGTAGCGGTGTTTTTGGCGTCATCCTCTGCTTCCTTCATCACCGGGGAGATCCTGACCGCTGACGGGGGCTGGTCGGCCTATGGCTATCTTTGA
- a CDS encoding DUF1800 domain-containing protein, whose protein sequence is MRARIGRLPLVALAVLAGSACSNAPLHKQAAVPAAPPEPPPAVRVALPATTLTEEQRIVHVLNRLGYGPRAGDVERVRQMGLAKWIERQLEPSRIPDERVEAALQAFPTLTRSVPELVLAYPEPDPKLLAKVQSGEMTQQEMRQMAPPERRPFRIPAELQAAKLTRAVMSERQLEEVMTDFWFNHFNVDVRKGAVKWMVADYERTAIRPYALGKFRDLLLATARHPAMLFYLDNWMSTRPDLVVVFGPNKGRKMGLNENYAREIMELHTLGVDGGYTQEDVLEVARAFTGWSIERPREKGTFLFQTAAHDQGAKKVLGHVLPAFGGEQDGIRVIDILSRHPATARFIATKLVRRFVSDEPPPALVERAAQTFRDTDGDIRKVVATIVSSPEFFSAGAYGAKIKKPIELVASAVRAAGGEIAPPGEPGSQQVGGGLALAMQVAKLGEPLYQQQPPTGYPDVAEAWVNTGALLNRLNFALALAQNRIPGVQVDLGRALGTADRHKPQQVLDALLASLLQGQVRPETRTVLAAQLDNPEIIRATPDDRKAAGGRPAANTDVDKLAALVLGSPEFQRR, encoded by the coding sequence ATGAGAGCACGCATCGGCAGGCTGCCCCTCGTTGCCCTCGCGGTCCTGGCCGGGTCCGCCTGCTCGAACGCGCCTCTGCACAAGCAAGCGGCGGTGCCCGCGGCCCCCCCCGAGCCTCCTCCGGCAGTGCGCGTCGCGCTCCCCGCGACCACCCTCACCGAAGAGCAACGGATCGTGCACGTGCTGAACCGGCTCGGCTATGGTCCACGGGCGGGCGACGTGGAGCGCGTGCGGCAGATGGGGCTCGCGAAGTGGATAGAGCGCCAGCTCGAGCCGTCGCGGATCCCGGACGAGCGCGTCGAGGCCGCCCTCCAGGCATTCCCGACCCTGACGAGAAGCGTGCCCGAGCTCGTCCTGGCCTACCCGGAGCCCGATCCGAAGCTCCTGGCCAAGGTCCAGTCCGGGGAGATGACGCAGCAGGAGATGCGGCAGATGGCGCCGCCGGAGAGACGCCCCTTCCGCATTCCGGCCGAGTTGCAGGCCGCCAAGCTCACGCGCGCCGTGATGTCGGAGCGACAGCTCGAGGAGGTCATGACGGACTTCTGGTTCAACCACTTCAACGTCGACGTCCGCAAGGGCGCGGTGAAGTGGATGGTGGCCGACTACGAGCGCACGGCCATCCGCCCCTACGCGCTCGGCAAGTTCCGCGACCTCCTGCTCGCCACGGCCCGTCACCCCGCCATGCTCTTCTATCTCGACAACTGGATGTCGACCCGCCCCGACCTCGTGGTGGTCTTTGGCCCGAACAAGGGCCGCAAGATGGGCCTGAACGAGAACTACGCGCGCGAGATCATGGAGCTCCACACTCTCGGGGTGGACGGCGGCTACACGCAGGAGGACGTGCTCGAGGTGGCCCGGGCCTTCACCGGCTGGTCCATCGAGCGGCCGCGCGAGAAGGGCACCTTCCTGTTCCAGACCGCCGCGCATGACCAGGGCGCCAAGAAGGTGCTCGGCCATGTCCTGCCCGCCTTCGGCGGCGAGCAGGACGGCATCCGCGTCATCGACATTCTTTCGCGGCATCCCGCGACGGCCCGGTTCATCGCGACCAAGCTCGTCCGGCGCTTCGTGAGTGACGAGCCGCCGCCCGCCCTCGTCGAGCGGGCCGCCCAGACCTTCCGCGATACCGACGGCGACATCCGCAAGGTCGTGGCCACCATCGTCTCGTCGCCGGAGTTCTTCTCGGCGGGCGCCTACGGCGCCAAGATCAAGAAGCCGATCGAGCTCGTGGCGAGCGCGGTCCGGGCCGCGGGCGGCGAGATCGCCCCGCCGGGCGAGCCGGGCAGCCAGCAGGTGGGCGGCGGTCTCGCGCTGGCCATGCAGGTGGCCAAGCTGGGCGAGCCCCTGTATCAGCAGCAGCCGCCCACGGGCTATCCGGACGTGGCGGAGGCCTGGGTCAATACGGGCGCGCTGCTGAACCGGCTCAACTTCGCCCTCGCCCTCGCGCAGAACCGCATTCCGGGCGTTCAGGTGGATCTCGGCCGCGCCCTCGGCACCGCCGACCGCCACAAGCCCCAGCAGGTTCTGGACGCCCTCCTCGCCTCGCTGCTCCAGGGACAGGTGAGGCCGGAAACGCGCACCGTGCTCGCCGCTCAGCTCGACAACCCGGAGATCATCCGCGCCACCCCCGACGACCGGAAGGCGGCGGGGGGCCGGCCAGCCGCGAATACTGATGTCGACAAGCTCGCGGCCCTCGTCCTGGGCTCGCCGGAATTCCAGCGGAGATAG
- the queF gene encoding preQ(1) synthase produces MPSQPSRQLEVVANPHPDRDYEVALEIPEFTCLCPMTGQPDFATIRIRYVPDLHLVELKSIKLYIWSYRNEGAFHEDVTNRILNDFVAAANPRWIEVVGGFGVRGGIKTVVRVAHGKRPEI; encoded by the coding sequence ATGCCGAGCCAGCCCTCCAGGCAGCTCGAGGTCGTAGCGAATCCGCACCCGGACCGCGACTACGAGGTCGCGCTCGAGATCCCGGAGTTCACGTGCCTCTGCCCCATGACGGGACAGCCCGACTTCGCCACCATCCGCATCCGGTACGTGCCGGACCTGCACCTCGTCGAGCTCAAGAGCATCAAGCTCTACATCTGGTCCTACCGGAACGAGGGCGCCTTCCACGAGGACGTGACCAACCGCATCCTCAATGACTTCGTGGCGGCGGCGAACCCGCGGTGGATCGAAGTGGTGGGCGGCTTCGGCGTGCGCGGCGGGATCAAGACGGTCGTTCGCGTGGCGCACGGCAAGCGGCCGGAGATCTGA
- a CDS encoding DUF1501 domain-containing protein, which translates to MDCPCTRRAFMKGGAMALLGLGAMPRFLVRTAHAQDAATRPKTLIAIFQRGAVDGLSMVVPHGDPNYYGSRGSIVIARPGGGQGSLDLDGFFGLHPSMASLKPIWDDRHLALVHACGSPDTTRSHFDAQDYMESGTPGVKTTPDGWLARGLQAAPPAGVSPFRAVAMGSQMPRTLRGDIGAIAMGSAGDFDVKQGMGGGGSGLNARAGFESLYEKGVKDILHGTGRETFEAVKMLKAAKLERFQPENGAQYPRGKFGDNLKQIAQLIKADVGLQVAFADMGGWDTHAAQGNERGQLANRLTEFSDGLAALYRDLGDRMADVVILTMSEFGRTVRENGNRGTDHGHATAMLVLGGAIKGGRAYGRWPGLAPEQLYEGRDLAVTTDFRNLFAEVASRHLGIPASAPLFPGFPTNPSKYPGVLV; encoded by the coding sequence ATGGACTGCCCCTGCACCCGACGCGCGTTCATGAAAGGCGGGGCGATGGCCCTGCTCGGTCTGGGTGCCATGCCGCGATTTCTCGTCCGCACGGCCCACGCACAGGACGCGGCCACCCGACCCAAGACCCTCATCGCGATTTTCCAGCGGGGCGCCGTGGACGGGCTGAGCATGGTTGTCCCCCACGGCGATCCCAACTACTACGGCTCACGCGGGAGCATCGTCATCGCGCGCCCGGGTGGCGGCCAGGGCAGCCTCGACCTCGACGGCTTCTTCGGACTCCATCCGTCCATGGCCTCGCTCAAGCCGATCTGGGATGACCGGCACCTCGCCCTCGTCCACGCCTGCGGGTCGCCGGACACCACGCGCTCGCATTTCGACGCGCAGGACTACATGGAGTCGGGGACGCCCGGGGTGAAGACCACGCCGGACGGCTGGCTGGCGCGGGGGCTGCAAGCCGCTCCCCCTGCGGGTGTCTCGCCATTCCGTGCCGTGGCCATGGGCTCACAGATGCCCCGGACGCTTCGGGGCGATATCGGCGCCATCGCCATGGGCAGCGCGGGCGATTTCGATGTGAAGCAGGGCATGGGGGGCGGGGGGAGCGGGCTCAATGCGCGCGCCGGCTTCGAGTCCCTCTACGAGAAGGGCGTCAAGGACATCCTGCACGGCACCGGCCGCGAAACCTTTGAGGCCGTCAAGATGCTCAAGGCGGCCAAGCTCGAGCGCTTCCAGCCCGAGAACGGCGCCCAGTATCCCCGGGGAAAGTTCGGCGACAACCTCAAGCAGATCGCCCAGCTCATCAAGGCCGACGTCGGGCTCCAGGTCGCCTTCGCCGACATGGGTGGCTGGGACACCCATGCCGCGCAGGGCAACGAGCGGGGACAGCTGGCAAACCGCCTCACGGAATTCTCGGACGGCCTGGCCGCGCTCTATCGTGATCTCGGGGATCGGATGGCCGACGTGGTGATCCTGACCATGTCCGAGTTCGGGCGCACCGTGCGTGAGAATGGCAATCGCGGCACCGACCACGGCCATGCTACGGCCATGCTGGTACTGGGCGGCGCCATCAAAGGGGGCCGCGCCTATGGGCGCTGGCCGGGACTGGCTCCGGAGCAGCTGTACGAGGGACGAGATCTCGCGGTGACGACGGATTTCCGAAATCTCTTCGCCGAAGTGGCGAGCCGCCACCTGGGGATTCCCGCTTCCGCGCCGCTCTTCCCAGGATTCCCGACGAATCCCTCGAAGTATCCCGGAGTGCTCGTGTAG
- a CDS encoding DUF2071 domain-containing protein codes for MSTVPMKTVRRPFLTARWSNLAILTWEVAPALLEPHLPAGLELDRRDGAVFASLVAFDFLDTRVLGVPWPGFTRFPEVNLRFYVRRGERRGVVFIREFVPQAVVAWVARAFYNEPYLVAPIESGVGEEPPGIVTVRRLRWRGRAQSIEVTGGKPAFRPPEDSVEHFFKEHEWGFGRDRRGRTVAYRVRHPVWDVYPVRAWTIDFDAETVYGPGWGLLSSEKPASVILAAGSAVSVYSAERL; via the coding sequence ATGAGCACGGTCCCCATGAAGACCGTGCGCCGGCCCTTCCTCACCGCGCGCTGGTCCAATCTCGCCATCCTCACCTGGGAGGTGGCGCCCGCCCTCCTCGAGCCTCACCTGCCCGCGGGTCTCGAGCTCGATCGGCGCGACGGCGCGGTGTTCGCCAGTCTCGTGGCCTTCGACTTCCTCGACACCCGGGTTCTCGGTGTCCCCTGGCCGGGCTTCACGAGATTCCCGGAGGTGAACCTTCGCTTCTACGTCCGGCGGGGGGAGCGTCGCGGCGTCGTCTTCATCCGCGAGTTCGTGCCGCAGGCCGTCGTGGCCTGGGTGGCCCGCGCCTTCTACAACGAGCCGTACCTCGTGGCCCCCATCGAGAGCGGCGTGGGCGAGGAGCCTCCGGGGATCGTGACGGTACGCCGGCTTCGCTGGCGCGGGCGGGCTCAGAGCATCGAGGTCACGGGCGGTAAGCCCGCCTTCCGGCCCCCCGAGGACAGCGTCGAGCATTTCTTCAAGGAGCACGAGTGGGGCTTCGGCCGGGACCGGCGCGGCCGCACCGTGGCCTACCGGGTGCGCCATCCCGTCTGGGATGTCTACCCGGTGCGCGCGTGGACCATCGACTTCGATGCGGAAACGGTGTACGGACCGGGCTGGGGCTTGCTGTCCAGCGAGAAGCCCGCCTCCGTCATCCTGGCCGCCGGCTCGGCAGTGTCGGTCTACTCCGCCGAGCGCCTCTAG
- a CDS encoding DMT family transporter, which produces MPVHRPLDVKGAILALVLAVLWGANPVAIKLGLADVAPVRMAFFRFAVSAIVIFGYAVVTGRRDVLLIPRGQGKPIWSLGLLCVVQIALMNVGIDRTTAAHAVIMVNSYAVHTVVFAHFLLPGDRLTGRKLVGVLIAYSGVVILFAPGFTGTGGALVGDLIIAVSALVLAERTVFIAKTVQRVDPVRLMMYQSIIGAAGLFLMSLVWDVDRPTRWTAGLLLSILYQGALIGGFNFVLNAKLLRIYQPSAMATVALSTPIWGVLIAAAIGREGLAPELVLASAMVAAGIGLTTRR; this is translated from the coding sequence GTGCCCGTACACCGCCCCCTCGATGTCAAAGGCGCCATCCTGGCGCTCGTCCTCGCCGTACTCTGGGGCGCCAATCCCGTGGCCATCAAGCTCGGTCTCGCCGACGTCGCTCCGGTCCGCATGGCCTTCTTCCGCTTCGCCGTCAGCGCCATCGTCATCTTCGGCTACGCGGTCGTCACGGGGCGCCGCGATGTTCTCCTGATTCCCAGGGGACAGGGCAAGCCGATCTGGTCTCTCGGCCTCCTCTGCGTCGTGCAGATCGCGCTCATGAACGTGGGCATCGACCGCACCACCGCCGCTCACGCCGTCATCATGGTGAACTCCTACGCGGTCCACACGGTCGTCTTCGCCCACTTCCTCCTTCCCGGCGATCGGCTCACCGGGCGCAAGCTCGTGGGTGTGCTGATCGCCTACAGCGGCGTGGTCATCCTCTTCGCTCCCGGTTTCACGGGCACGGGAGGGGCGCTCGTGGGAGATCTGATCATCGCGGTGAGCGCGCTCGTGCTGGCCGAACGCACCGTCTTTATCGCGAAGACCGTCCAGAGGGTGGACCCGGTGCGCCTCATGATGTACCAGTCGATCATCGGCGCCGCGGGACTCTTCCTCATGAGCCTGGTGTGGGATGTGGATCGGCCCACGCGCTGGACGGCCGGCCTCCTCCTGTCCATCCTCTACCAGGGAGCGCTCATCGGGGGATTCAACTTCGTCTTGAACGCGAAGCTCTTGCGGATCTACCAGCCCAGCGCGATGGCTACGGTGGCCCTGTCGACGCCCATCTGGGGCGTGCTGATTGCCGCAGCCATCGGCCGCGAGGGTCTGGCCCCCGAGCTCGTGCTCGCCTCCGCCATGGTGGCCGCCGGCATCGGCCTCACGACCCGGCGCTAG
- a CDS encoding DMT family transporter: MWEALALTAALCQVLRNTVMKRLGHELDEYMTVWGRFTFLLPFAALFVLWHGPPQIEPGFVWACLLFAVCQIISTMALSKALKLSPISMVTALWKISLLILVGLGYVTLKEEPNFIGVAGILVSVSGVYLLNVQRAHISWWAPLAVLFTDRGLRYTLLAPLFFAPSVITIKWAMQLSDPYMGTLGGYLAASLLVTPVVLVTSRRYFVAVPRHWMAFVSFGLFAALTTVTQGHAYLLTLSSYVEAVKQVEILFALGIGALIFGEKQKVREIVPGAIVMLAGVVLLSLAA; this comes from the coding sequence ATGTGGGAGGCCCTGGCGCTGACGGCCGCGCTCTGCCAGGTGCTCCGGAACACGGTGATGAAGCGGCTGGGCCACGAGCTGGACGAGTACATGACGGTCTGGGGTCGCTTCACCTTCTTGCTGCCCTTCGCCGCGCTGTTCGTCCTGTGGCACGGTCCTCCGCAGATCGAGCCGGGATTCGTCTGGGCCTGCCTCCTCTTCGCTGTCTGCCAGATCATCTCGACCATGGCCCTGTCGAAGGCGCTCAAGCTCTCCCCGATCTCGATGGTGACCGCGCTCTGGAAGATCAGCCTGCTCATCCTGGTGGGGCTTGGCTACGTCACCCTCAAGGAAGAGCCGAATTTTATCGGGGTGGCGGGCATCCTCGTCAGCGTGAGCGGGGTGTATCTCCTGAACGTGCAGCGGGCGCACATCTCGTGGTGGGCGCCCCTCGCCGTGCTCTTCACGGATCGTGGATTGCGCTACACGCTCCTCGCTCCGCTCTTCTTCGCCCCGTCCGTCATCACCATCAAGTGGGCGATGCAGCTCTCCGATCCCTACATGGGCACGCTGGGCGGTTACCTCGCGGCCAGCCTCCTCGTCACCCCCGTCGTGCTCGTGACGTCACGGAGGTATTTCGTGGCCGTACCGCGCCACTGGATGGCCTTCGTGTCGTTCGGTCTCTTCGCCGCCCTGACCACGGTGACCCAGGGCCACGCGTATCTGCTGACCCTGTCCTCCTACGTCGAGGCCGTGAAGCAGGTGGAGATCCTCTTCGCCCTCGGCATCGGGGCCCTGATCTTCGGGGAGAAGCAGAAGGTGCGCGAGATCGTCCCCGGGGCCATCGTCATGCTGGCGGGCGTCGTGTTATTGTCGCTGGCGGCCTAG
- a CDS encoding alpha/beta hydrolase: MPYATLNGIRFHYETSGEGDPILLINGLSAPAANWLFQVKGLSPHYQVVTFDNRGVGETDMPEAPVYPTSQMADDAAAVLEHLGIPRAHVVGHSMGGTIAVELAIRHPQRVRSLGLCGTWAQGDGRFLHIVRSWMALWGELVAESRFRYLLMPWLYTPAFLADQGQVDAAVKRALEYPFPTKPEAIQRQGQGILEWNGSRLKDIKKIRVPTLVLVGRDDNLTLPAFSRVLAGLIPKAQLKLISGGHGFTIECWEAFNRAVLGFLQTVKR; the protein is encoded by the coding sequence ATGCCTTACGCCACGCTGAACGGGATCCGCTTCCACTACGAAACGTCCGGGGAGGGCGATCCCATCCTGCTCATCAACGGGCTCTCCGCCCCCGCGGCCAACTGGCTCTTCCAGGTCAAGGGGCTGTCTCCCCACTACCAGGTCGTGACCTTCGACAATCGCGGGGTGGGGGAGACGGACATGCCCGAGGCGCCTGTGTATCCCACCTCCCAGATGGCCGACGATGCCGCGGCCGTGCTCGAGCACCTGGGCATTCCGCGGGCTCACGTCGTCGGTCACTCCATGGGCGGCACCATCGCCGTGGAGCTCGCCATCCGCCACCCCCAGCGAGTGCGAAGCCTCGGCCTGTGCGGCACCTGGGCGCAGGGCGATGGCCGCTTCCTGCACATCGTCCGATCCTGGATGGCCTTGTGGGGCGAGCTCGTTGCCGAGTCGCGCTTCCGCTATCTCCTCATGCCCTGGCTCTACACGCCCGCCTTTCTCGCCGATCAGGGCCAGGTGGACGCCGCCGTCAAGCGCGCGCTCGAGTACCCGTTCCCGACCAAGCCCGAGGCGATTCAACGCCAGGGGCAGGGCATCCTCGAATGGAACGGCTCCCGCCTCAAGGACATCAAGAAGATCCGCGTGCCGACCCTGGTGCTCGTCGGCCGGGACGACAACCTGACACTGCCGGCCTTCTCGCGCGTGCTCGCGGGCCTCATTCCCAAGGCGCAGCTCAAGCTGATCTCCGGCGGTCATGGCTTCACCATCGAATGCTGGGAAGCCTTCAACCGCGCCGTCCTGGGATTTCTCCAGACGGTGAAGCGCTGA